The following coding sequences are from one Triticum dicoccoides isolate Atlit2015 ecotype Zavitan chromosome 4A, WEW_v2.0, whole genome shotgun sequence window:
- the LOC119289837 gene encoding probable protein phosphatase 2C 37 — protein MHFFAVFDGHGGPEVSALCRDHMHAILADKLARAAAAYRKENQQDEEAEHRAWKAALARSFMWTDELGASGVPRGTIGGSTAVVALLVLGRIIVANCGDSRAVLCRVGRAVPLSQDHRLDRPEEMARVTAAGGVVFNYGGVLRVQGILAKTRALGHMLLKPEVICEPEITITARSEDDDFMILASDGLWDVMSNTVACRETLKCLEDKSTNAGTMVGREEEVRCICATFHLTDLAFRMHSRDDICVVVIDLKIRG, from the exons ATGCACTTCTTCGCCGTCTTCGACGGCCACGGTGGCCCCGAG GTGTCTGCGCTGTGCAGGGACCATATGCACGCAATCCTAGCGGACAAGCTGGCCCGCGCGGCCGCAGCCTACCGAAAGGAGAACCAGCAGGACGAAGAGGCGGAGCATCGCGCCTGGAAGGCCGCGCTGGCACGAAGCTTCATGTGGACGGACGAGCTGGGGGCGTCGGGGGTGCCCCGGGGCACCATAGGTGGGTCCACGGCCGTGGTGGCGCTCTTGGTCCTGGGCCGCATCATCGTGGCCAACTGCGGCGACTCCCGCGCCGTGCTCTGCCGCGTCGGCCGTGCTGTCCCGCTCTCCCAGGACCACAGG CTGGACCGACCGGAGGAGATGGCGCGTGTCACGGCGGCGGGCGGCGTGGTGTTCAACTACGGCGGGGTGCTGCGCGTGCAGGGGATCCTTGCCAAGACGCGCGCGCTAG GGCACATGCTCCTCAAGCCTGAAGTGATATGTGAGCCAGAAATTACCATAACTGCGAGGTCGGAGGATGATGATTTCATGATCCTTGCAAGCGATGGATTGTGGGATGTGATGTCAAACACGGTGGCCTGCAGAGAAACCTTGAAATGCTTAGAAGATAAGAGCACCAATGCTGGCACAATGGTAGGCCGCGAAGAAGAGGTTCGGTGTATATGCGCTACGTTCCACCTCACGGATCTCGCCTTCCGTATGCATAGCCGAGATGACATATGTGTGGTTGTGATTGATCTAAAGATCAGGGGTTAG